Proteins encoded in a region of the Mycolicibacterium chitae genome:
- a CDS encoding acyl-CoA synthetase, whose translation MSDLDALLGSARSHALGEIPRRSARRQPDKVAIIDGEVTLTFAEFDRLVDRAAAALQDNGLGPGDRVALLAHNCWQYAVLAFATARAAVVLVPINFMLTAEEIAFILDHSKVRGFLVEADLTATAEKAMTLGGVVTERAAIVLSGQSLPPGWADFADWLQTTSAAPAPPVADDQLIRLMYTSGTESHPKGAMHSSRSLMGNYISTIIGGSMEATDVEVHSLPLYHCAQLDNFLITDIYLGATSIIVARPDPELVLRTIEKYSVTNYFAPPTVWISLLRSPVFDEVDLSSLRKGYYGASAMPVEILAEMRQRLPNLRLWNFYGQTEMAPLASVLGPDEQDSHPGAAGRPVVNVQTAILDEDNVEVDAGVVGEIAHRSPHLLLGYLDDEAKTAEAFRGGWFHSGDLGYYDEHGLLHVVDRKKDMIKTGGENVASREVEEVLYRHPAVEEVAVFGLPHPVWVEAVAAVVVVREGCEITEDALLSHCREHLAGFKTPKQLFFVDALPKNPSGKLLKRVLRDRFQ comes from the coding sequence ATGAGTGACCTGGATGCCCTGCTCGGTTCGGCGCGCAGTCACGCACTCGGCGAGATCCCACGCCGGTCGGCGCGCCGGCAGCCCGACAAGGTGGCGATCATCGACGGCGAGGTCACGTTGACCTTCGCGGAGTTCGACCGGTTGGTCGACCGTGCCGCCGCGGCGTTGCAGGACAACGGATTGGGTCCCGGCGATCGCGTCGCGCTATTGGCCCACAACTGTTGGCAGTACGCGGTGCTGGCCTTCGCGACCGCACGCGCCGCTGTCGTGCTGGTGCCGATCAACTTCATGCTCACCGCCGAGGAGATCGCCTTCATCCTCGACCACAGCAAGGTCCGCGGCTTCCTGGTCGAAGCGGACCTGACCGCCACGGCCGAGAAGGCGATGACGCTGGGCGGGGTGGTCACCGAGCGGGCCGCCATCGTGCTGTCCGGGCAGTCGCTGCCGCCGGGCTGGGCGGACTTCGCGGACTGGTTGCAGACCACGTCCGCGGCGCCCGCGCCGCCCGTCGCCGACGATCAGTTGATCCGACTGATGTACACCAGCGGCACCGAATCGCATCCCAAGGGCGCCATGCACTCCAGCCGCAGCCTGATGGGCAACTACATCAGCACCATCATCGGCGGGTCCATGGAAGCCACCGATGTCGAGGTCCACTCGCTGCCGCTGTACCACTGCGCGCAACTCGACAACTTCCTGATCACCGACATCTACCTCGGCGCGACCAGCATCATCGTGGCGCGCCCGGACCCCGAGTTGGTGCTGCGGACCATCGAAAAGTACAGCGTCACCAACTATTTCGCGCCGCCGACCGTGTGGATCTCGCTGCTGCGTTCGCCGGTGTTCGACGAGGTCGACCTGTCCAGCCTGCGCAAGGGGTACTACGGCGCCTCGGCGATGCCGGTGGAGATCCTGGCCGAAATGCGCCAACGCCTGCCCAACCTGCGGCTGTGGAACTTCTACGGCCAGACCGAGATGGCGCCCCTGGCCTCGGTGCTGGGCCCCGACGAGCAGGACTCGCACCCGGGCGCGGCGGGCCGGCCGGTGGTCAACGTCCAGACCGCGATCCTCGACGAGGACAACGTGGAGGTCGACGCCGGCGTGGTCGGCGAGATCGCCCATCGCAGCCCGCATTTGCTGCTCGGCTACCTCGATGACGAAGCCAAGACCGCCGAGGCGTTCCGCGGCGGCTGGTTCCACTCCGGCGACCTCGGCTACTACGACGAGCACGGGTTGCTGCACGTGGTGGACCGCAAGAAGGACATGATCAAGACCGGCGGCGAGAACGTCGCGAGCCGCGAGGTCGAGGAAGTCCTCTACCGGCACCCGGCCGTCGAGGAAGTCGCGGTGTTCGGGTTGCCGCACCCGGTGTGGGTGGAAGCGGTCGCGGCCGTCGTGGTGGTCCGCGAGGGATGCGAGATCACCGAGGACGCCCTGCTGAGCCACTGCCGGGAGCACCTCGCCGGGTTCAAGACCCCCAAGCAGTTGTTCTTCGTGGACGCACTGCCCAAGAATCCCAGCGGCAAGCTGCTCAAGCGCGTCCTGCGCGACCGTTTCCAGTGA
- a CDS encoding nuclear transport factor 2 family protein, with protein MTTAITLPEIQEFIARFWYHYDQGQFDVLATYVADEMQYLSRSDSGNCPFEELLAAELHGGPATLAWLSQHRDENPYPLRHHATNIFRTGGDGDLTSARFYLYVNQVTNNVPFDVSSGVVDVDIRRDGDRLVLTSMTVVLDAEDSIPFAEHRAKSTATSA; from the coding sequence ATGACCACCGCGATCACGCTGCCCGAGATCCAGGAGTTCATCGCCAGGTTCTGGTACCACTACGACCAAGGCCAGTTCGATGTGCTCGCCACCTACGTCGCCGACGAGATGCAGTACCTGAGCCGATCGGACTCCGGCAACTGCCCGTTCGAGGAACTGCTGGCCGCCGAGTTGCACGGCGGCCCCGCGACGTTGGCGTGGCTGAGCCAGCACCGCGACGAGAACCCCTACCCGCTGCGCCATCACGCCACCAACATCTTCCGCACCGGGGGCGACGGTGACCTCACCAGCGCCCGCTTCTACCTGTACGTCAACCAGGTCACCAACAACGTGCCCTTCGACGTGTCCTCCGGTGTGGTCGACGTCGACATCCGCCGCGACGGCGACCGGCTGGTGCTGACCTCGATGACCGTGGTGCTCGACGCGGAGGACTCGATCCCGTTCGCCGAGCACCGCGCCAAGTCGACCGCAACCAGCGCCTGA
- a CDS encoding SDR family NAD(P)-dependent oxidoreductase produces the protein MNARETFGGGVAVITGAGAGIGAGLARHAHRLGMSLVLADVDAAAIATLREQLVADGGSAVDVVCDVRDPDAVAELAERTYRDVGPVRLLVNNAGIEQFGYLWDTPVANWNRVMDINVSGVFHGVRAFLPRMIAQPDPAWVWNLSSIGGVAAVPLQAPYIISKHAVLALTECLRLEVQLAGHDHIQVQAVLPGAVKSNIFEAAGGVENTRAGTDVEAAESQRAAMLDIKAGAMDPVEAAEVVFDQSARGEFYLLTQPDYVGSAMVERAQVLTTRVPPQLRTKPRFDATKH, from the coding sequence GTGAACGCGCGCGAGACCTTTGGCGGCGGCGTCGCGGTCATCACCGGCGCGGGTGCCGGGATCGGCGCGGGCCTGGCGCGCCACGCGCATCGGCTGGGTATGTCGCTGGTGCTGGCCGACGTCGACGCCGCGGCCATCGCGACGCTGCGCGAGCAGTTGGTCGCCGACGGCGGCTCCGCGGTCGACGTGGTGTGCGACGTTCGGGACCCCGACGCCGTCGCGGAGCTCGCCGAACGCACGTACCGCGACGTGGGCCCGGTTCGCCTGCTGGTCAACAACGCCGGTATCGAACAGTTCGGTTATCTGTGGGACACCCCGGTGGCCAACTGGAACCGGGTGATGGACATCAACGTCAGCGGTGTGTTCCACGGCGTGCGCGCGTTTTTGCCCCGGATGATCGCGCAGCCGGACCCGGCGTGGGTCTGGAACCTGTCGTCGATCGGTGGGGTGGCCGCAGTCCCGCTGCAGGCGCCGTACATCATCAGCAAGCACGCGGTGCTGGCGCTGACCGAATGTCTGCGCCTGGAAGTGCAATTGGCCGGGCATGACCACATCCAGGTGCAGGCCGTGCTGCCCGGGGCGGTGAAGTCCAACATCTTCGAGGCCGCCGGCGGGGTCGAGAACACCCGGGCCGGAACTGATGTCGAGGCCGCCGAGTCCCAACGCGCCGCGATGCTCGACATCAAGGCCGGCGCCATGGACCCGGTGGAGGCCGCCGAGGTGGTCTTCGATCAGTCCGCCCGGGGTGAGTTCTATCTGCTGACGCAGCCCGACTATGTGGGCTCCGCGATGGTCGAGCGCGCCCAGGTGCTGACCACCCGCGTGCCGCCGCAGCTACGGACCAAACCGCGCTTCGACGCGACGAAGCACTGA
- a CDS encoding alpha/beta hydrolase, whose protein sequence is MTPTHRPELDPDAAARIASFGTPAPMRERGLAAVRETLESAPPPADMPAMAEILETTVRGPKSSVPVRIYRPGPDADGPPPVVVHLHGGGLVMGSLRSFEPMARALAAASGAVVVAVGYRLAPEHPPPAQFEDAWAVTNWVAAESDSFGWDRSRLVVAGDSAGGGLAAAVALVARDAGGPDIFGQVLLYPGVDRDMAAHSIVSQPDAPLLAHDDILYMHELADRGAGDPHDIRRVPAYAADLRGLPPAIVVTAELDPISDWGERYAHRLRDAGVQTTLTRYPGIYHGFLMRSETTARGRLAMAETGALLRAKFANPLRF, encoded by the coding sequence ATGACGCCCACCCACCGACCCGAACTGGACCCCGACGCCGCGGCTCGCATCGCGAGCTTCGGCACACCGGCACCGATGCGCGAACGCGGTCTGGCCGCGGTGCGGGAGACGCTCGAATCCGCCCCACCCCCGGCCGACATGCCCGCCATGGCCGAGATCCTCGAAACCACGGTGCGTGGCCCGAAATCCTCGGTCCCCGTGCGGATCTACCGCCCGGGGCCAGACGCGGACGGCCCGCCGCCGGTCGTCGTGCATCTGCACGGTGGGGGCCTGGTGATGGGCTCGCTGCGGTCGTTCGAACCGATGGCACGGGCGTTGGCGGCCGCCAGCGGCGCCGTGGTGGTGGCGGTGGGCTATCGCTTGGCCCCCGAGCATCCGCCACCGGCACAGTTCGAGGACGCCTGGGCGGTCACCAATTGGGTTGCCGCCGAGTCCGACAGCTTCGGTTGGGACCGCTCGCGGCTGGTGGTCGCCGGCGACAGCGCCGGCGGCGGGCTGGCGGCCGCAGTGGCGTTGGTGGCGCGCGATGCCGGCGGCCCGGACATCTTCGGGCAGGTGCTGCTGTACCCCGGCGTCGACCGCGACATGGCCGCGCACTCGATCGTCTCGCAACCGGACGCGCCGTTGCTGGCCCACGACGACATCCTCTACATGCACGAACTGGCGGATCGAGGTGCCGGCGACCCCCACGACATCCGGCGCGTCCCGGCCTACGCCGCCGACCTACGCGGCCTGCCGCCGGCCATCGTCGTCACCGCCGAGTTGGACCCGATCTCCGACTGGGGCGAGCGGTATGCCCACCGACTCCGGGATGCGGGCGTGCAGACCACCCTCACCCGATACCCCGGCATCTACCACGGCTTCCTGATGCGGTCGGAGACGACGGCGCGCGGGCGCCTCGCGATGGCCGAGACCGGCGCGCTGCTGCGCGCAAAGTTCGCCAATCCGTTGCGCTTCTAG
- a CDS encoding Rieske 2Fe-2S domain-containing protein — MTSLQPDGVDEVRQIEAQAAPARFARGWHCLGLTRDLGDGKPHSINAFGGKLVVFRGADGKLNVLDAYCRHMGGDLSDGEVKGNEIACPFHDWRWGGDGRCKQVPYSRRVPKLARTATWPTMEQDGMLFVWNDPEKKAPPADVTIPTIEGVGTDKWTDWHWYTTVVETNCREIIDNIVDMAHFFYIHGGLPTGFKNIFEGHVATQYYKSEARPDLGSGEGAAILGTTSVASYYGPSFMIDELTYHYEHGDQSTVLLNCHYPIDENSFVLQYGITVEKSDAVPEDLAMQMAVALGDFVKMGFEQDVAIWRRKARIDNPLLCEEDGPVYQVRRWYEQFYVDAADVTPDMVDRFEFEIDTTRPREAWMKEVEDNLANNRLPRLVGLTT; from the coding sequence ATGACATCGTTGCAGCCCGACGGCGTCGATGAGGTGCGTCAGATCGAGGCCCAGGCCGCGCCGGCCCGATTCGCCCGTGGCTGGCACTGCCTGGGCCTGACCCGCGACCTCGGCGACGGGAAACCGCACTCGATCAATGCCTTTGGCGGAAAACTGGTGGTGTTCCGGGGTGCCGACGGCAAGCTCAACGTGCTGGACGCCTACTGCCGGCACATGGGTGGCGATCTGTCCGACGGGGAAGTGAAGGGCAACGAGATCGCGTGCCCGTTCCATGATTGGCGCTGGGGCGGCGACGGCCGCTGCAAACAGGTGCCCTACAGCCGGCGGGTGCCCAAGCTCGCGCGGACGGCGACCTGGCCGACCATGGAGCAGGACGGCATGTTGTTCGTCTGGAACGACCCGGAGAAGAAGGCGCCGCCGGCCGACGTGACGATCCCCACCATCGAGGGCGTCGGTACGGACAAGTGGACCGACTGGCATTGGTACACCACGGTTGTCGAGACCAACTGCCGCGAGATCATCGACAACATCGTGGACATGGCGCACTTCTTCTACATCCACGGCGGGCTGCCGACGGGATTCAAGAACATCTTCGAAGGCCACGTCGCCACGCAGTACTACAAGAGCGAGGCCCGGCCGGATCTCGGTTCGGGTGAGGGCGCGGCGATCCTGGGCACGACGTCGGTGGCGTCCTATTACGGACCCTCGTTCATGATCGACGAGCTCACGTACCACTACGAACACGGCGACCAAAGCACCGTTCTGCTGAACTGCCACTATCCGATCGACGAGAACTCGTTCGTGCTGCAGTACGGGATCACGGTCGAGAAGTCCGATGCAGTACCCGAGGACCTCGCGATGCAGATGGCCGTTGCCCTGGGCGATTTCGTGAAGATGGGCTTCGAGCAGGACGTCGCCATCTGGCGTCGCAAGGCACGCATCGACAATCCGCTGCTGTGCGAAGAGGACGGGCCGGTGTACCAGGTGCGCCGGTGGTACGAGCAGTTCTACGTCGACGCCGCCGATGTCACACCCGACATGGTGGACCGTTTCGAATTCGAGATCGACACCACCCGTCCGCGCGAGGCGTGGATGAAGGAAGTCGAGGACAACCTGGCGAACAACCGGCTGCCGCGCCTGGTGGGTCTGACCACATGA
- a CDS encoding 3-ketosteroid-delta-1-dehydrogenase, translated as MTDPQTLAVDLLVVGSGTGMAAALAAHELGLSTLIVEKTAYVGGSTARSGGAFWMPANPILIEAGSDDTMAAGRTYLESVIGDAAPADRARAFLDHGAATVEMLRRTTPMKFQWAKDYSDYHPELPGGSAVGRTCECRPFNTAMLGSELRRLRPGVMKSSFPMPVTGADYRWLNLMARVPRKAVPRILRRAVQGIGGLALRRRYAAGGQALAAGMFAGVVQAGIPVWTQTPLVRLLIDGDRVHGAVVERDGTEVTITARRGVVLATGGFDHRMDWRQKFQSESLRADLSLGAEGNTGDGIRAAQDLGAGIGLMDQAWWFPAFAPLPDGEPTVMLAERSLPGCLLVDQTGNRFINEATDYMTFGQQVLQRERDGNPVEVMWMVFDQQYRNSYLLAAELFPRMPIPKTWYDAGIAHRSDDVAGLARSVGVDEAALAATLDRFNQLARTGKDTDFGRGDSAYDRYYGDPTRTPNPNLRPLEDGPFYAVKVVLSDLGTCGGVRADTHGRVLREDGAAIDGLYAIGNTAANTFGASYPGAGATIGQGLVFGYLAARHAAGRTD; from the coding sequence GTGACTGATCCCCAGACCCTCGCGGTCGATCTCCTGGTTGTCGGCTCGGGCACCGGCATGGCCGCGGCGTTGGCCGCCCACGAGCTCGGCTTGTCCACGCTGATCGTCGAGAAGACCGCCTATGTCGGCGGTTCCACCGCGCGGTCCGGCGGCGCGTTCTGGATGCCGGCCAACCCGATCCTGATCGAGGCCGGCTCCGACGACACGATGGCGGCCGGTCGCACCTACCTGGAATCGGTGATCGGCGACGCCGCACCGGCCGACCGGGCGCGGGCCTTCCTGGATCACGGGGCGGCGACGGTCGAGATGCTGCGCCGCACCACACCGATGAAATTCCAGTGGGCCAAGGACTATTCGGATTACCACCCGGAACTGCCCGGCGGCAGCGCCGTCGGACGGACCTGTGAATGCCGACCGTTCAACACCGCGATGCTGGGCTCCGAGTTGCGCCGACTGCGGCCCGGGGTGATGAAGTCGTCGTTCCCGATGCCGGTCACCGGCGCCGACTACCGTTGGCTGAACCTGATGGCACGGGTACCCCGCAAGGCGGTCCCCCGCATCCTGCGCCGGGCCGTGCAGGGTATCGGCGGCCTGGCGTTGCGACGCCGCTACGCGGCCGGCGGTCAGGCCCTGGCCGCGGGCATGTTTGCCGGTGTCGTGCAGGCCGGCATCCCGGTGTGGACGCAGACCCCGCTGGTGCGGCTGCTCATCGACGGTGACCGGGTGCACGGCGCCGTGGTGGAACGCGACGGCACCGAGGTCACGATCACCGCCCGCCGCGGCGTGGTGCTCGCGACCGGCGGCTTTGACCACCGGATGGACTGGCGGCAGAAGTTCCAGTCCGAATCACTGCGCGCAGACCTGAGTTTGGGCGCCGAGGGCAACACCGGCGACGGTATTCGCGCGGCGCAGGATCTCGGCGCGGGCATCGGCCTGATGGACCAGGCCTGGTGGTTCCCCGCGTTCGCGCCGCTGCCCGACGGCGAGCCGACCGTCATGCTCGCCGAACGATCGCTACCCGGCTGCCTGCTGGTCGATCAGACCGGAAACCGGTTCATCAACGAGGCCACCGACTACATGACGTTCGGCCAGCAGGTTCTGCAGCGGGAACGCGACGGCAACCCGGTCGAGGTCATGTGGATGGTGTTCGACCAGCAGTACCGCAACAGCTATCTGCTTGCGGCCGAACTGTTTCCGCGCATGCCGATCCCCAAGACCTGGTACGACGCCGGCATCGCCCATCGCAGCGACGACGTCGCCGGCCTGGCCCGCTCGGTCGGCGTCGACGAGGCGGCGCTGGCCGCCACCCTGGACCGCTTCAACCAGCTGGCCCGCACCGGCAAGGACACCGATTTCGGCCGGGGCGACAGCGCCTACGACCGCTACTACGGCGATCCCACCCGCACGCCGAACCCGAACCTGCGGCCGCTCGAGGACGGTCCGTTCTATGCGGTCAAGGTCGTGCTCAGCGACCTGGGGACCTGCGGCGGGGTCCGGGCGGACACTCACGGCCGGGTGCTGCGCGAGGACGGCGCGGCCATCGACGGTCTGTACGCGATCGGCAACACCGCGGCCAACACGTTCGGGGCCAGCTACCCGGGGGCGGGGGCGACCATCGGCCAGGGCCTGGTGTTCGGCTACCTCGCCGCGCGCCACGCCGCGGGCCGGACCGACTGA
- a CDS encoding PadR family transcriptional regulator yields the protein MLSGGDELSGYDIKKWINWVIRFFYSSPAYSQIYSELKKLEQLDLVTSRVEATARSRRMYKITDTGLAAVTRWTNEEPVEPPTLKHNPILRVIFGHLTEPGRLKEVLTEHAQYADRMQREAAAEVRGTDEQPTWSYARLALQWSERYYGAERELALQLIKDLDAAEETFTEAGEAGAQFPVREYWYEVERRIAAEKDQG from the coding sequence ATGTTGTCCGGCGGCGACGAGCTCTCCGGTTATGACATCAAGAAGTGGATCAACTGGGTGATCCGATTCTTCTACTCCAGCCCGGCCTACAGCCAGATCTACTCCGAGCTCAAGAAGCTCGAGCAGCTCGACCTGGTGACCTCGCGCGTGGAGGCCACCGCGCGCAGCCGGCGGATGTACAAGATCACCGACACCGGGCTGGCCGCGGTCACGCGCTGGACCAACGAGGAACCGGTCGAGCCCCCGACCCTGAAGCACAACCCGATACTGCGGGTGATCTTCGGGCACCTCACCGAGCCGGGCCGACTCAAGGAAGTGCTCACCGAACACGCCCAATACGCCGATCGGATGCAACGCGAGGCCGCCGCCGAGGTGCGCGGCACCGACGAGCAGCCCACCTGGTCCTACGCGCGGCTGGCGCTGCAGTGGTCCGAGCGCTACTACGGGGCCGAGCGGGAACTGGCGCTACAGCTGATCAAGGACCTCGACGCCGCCGAGGAGACGTTCACCGAGGCCGGTGAGGCCGGTGCGCAGTTCCCGGTCCGGGAGTACTGGTACGAGGTGGAACGGCGGATCGCCGCGGAGAAAGACCAGGGCTGA
- a CDS encoding FAD-binding protein, with translation MYDAEFDVIVAGSGGGLAGAYTAAREGLSVLVAEATDQFGGTTAYSGGGGMWFPCNPALTRAGSDDTIEEALTYFHAVVGDRTPSDLQEAYVRGGAGLISYLEQDPAFEFMALPWPDYYGSAPGARNDGLRHTIPVPLPERELGQYTGLVRGPLDTERLGAPAPDLLVGGRALVGRFLAALAKLPTAFCWRNAPLTELIVEDGAVVGAVIEQDGTPVRVHARRGVLLAAGGFEQNAAMRAQYAVPGSAEDTMGGPGSTGAAHRAAVAVGADTDLMDQAWWSPGMTHPDGRSAFALWFTGGIFVNQDGHRFVNESAPYDRLGREVIRQLAAGTTTLPFWMIYDDRAGAIPPVGATNVSMVDADEYRAAGLWHSADTLDGLAAAIGVPADNLAATIERFNRLAALGADEDFGRGDEPYDRSFTDGASPLVPIDTPPYHAAAFGLSDLGTKGGLRTDTRGRVLTADGAAIAGLYAAGNTMAAVSGTAYPGGGNPIGASMLFSHFAALDMAAGRAGP, from the coding sequence ATGTACGACGCGGAGTTCGACGTGATCGTCGCCGGTTCGGGCGGCGGCTTGGCCGGTGCCTACACCGCGGCGCGCGAGGGCCTTTCGGTGCTGGTGGCCGAGGCCACCGATCAGTTCGGCGGCACCACCGCCTACTCCGGCGGGGGCGGCATGTGGTTCCCGTGCAACCCTGCGCTGACCCGCGCCGGCAGCGACGACACCATCGAGGAGGCGCTGACCTACTTCCACGCGGTGGTCGGTGACCGCACCCCGTCGGACCTGCAAGAGGCCTACGTTCGCGGCGGGGCGGGCCTCATCTCCTACCTGGAGCAGGACCCGGCCTTCGAATTCATGGCGCTGCCCTGGCCGGACTACTACGGATCGGCGCCCGGGGCCCGCAACGACGGTCTGCGGCACACCATCCCGGTGCCGCTGCCGGAGCGCGAACTCGGGCAGTACACCGGTCTGGTGCGCGGCCCGCTGGACACCGAGCGTCTCGGTGCTCCTGCCCCCGACCTGCTGGTCGGCGGCCGCGCGCTGGTCGGCCGCTTCCTGGCCGCCCTCGCCAAGCTGCCCACCGCGTTCTGCTGGCGCAACGCACCGCTGACCGAGTTGATCGTCGAGGACGGCGCGGTGGTGGGTGCCGTGATCGAGCAGGACGGCACCCCGGTGCGGGTGCACGCCCGCCGCGGGGTGCTGCTGGCCGCGGGCGGCTTCGAACAGAACGCGGCCATGCGAGCGCAGTACGCCGTGCCCGGCAGCGCCGAGGACACCATGGGCGGGCCGGGCAGCACCGGCGCCGCGCACCGCGCCGCGGTCGCCGTCGGCGCCGACACCGACCTGATGGACCAGGCGTGGTGGTCGCCGGGGATGACGCATCCCGACGGTCGGTCGGCCTTCGCGCTGTGGTTCACCGGCGGCATCTTCGTCAACCAGGACGGTCACCGGTTCGTCAACGAGTCCGCACCGTATGACCGCCTGGGCCGCGAGGTGATCCGGCAGCTGGCCGCCGGCACGACCACCCTGCCGTTCTGGATGATCTACGACGATCGGGCCGGCGCCATCCCGCCGGTGGGCGCCACCAATGTCTCGATGGTCGACGCCGACGAGTACCGCGCGGCCGGCTTGTGGCATTCCGCGGACACCCTCGACGGGCTCGCCGCGGCGATCGGCGTCCCGGCCGACAACCTCGCCGCCACCATCGAACGGTTCAACCGGCTGGCCGCCCTCGGCGCCGACGAGGACTTCGGTCGCGGCGACGAACCCTACGACCGCTCCTTCACCGACGGCGCCTCACCCCTGGTCCCGATCGATACCCCGCCGTATCACGCTGCAGCGTTCGGACTTTCGGATCTGGGCACCAAGGGCGGGCTGCGCACCGACACGCGCGGCCGGGTGCTGACGGCCGACGGCGCGGCGATCGCGGGTCTCTACGCCGCGGGCAACACCATGGCCGCCGTCAGCGGAACCGCCTACCCCGGCGGCGGCAATCCGATCGGCGCTTCGATGTTGTTCAGCCACTTCGCCGCGTTGGACATGGCGGCCGGGAGGGCCGGACCTTGA
- a CDS encoding PaaI family thioesterase, translating into MTRLTPDEIDRSEALFAPLAQSLRELVDVTIRSEADDADVRRAHALIEQATELLGSRLAPEPFSMRATTDGRTLTWGNVLIGKRNAIAPPLLVERDADGRATADLTLGAPYEGPSGQVHGGVCALILDHVLSATAHRRDAPAFTGTLTLRYVAPTPLGPVRAEAWTDREERGKTFAVGRLLDADGVVTVQAEGVFIRPRAKS; encoded by the coding sequence TTGACCCGCCTGACGCCGGACGAGATCGACCGCAGCGAGGCGCTGTTCGCCCCGCTGGCGCAGTCGCTGCGCGAACTCGTCGACGTCACGATCCGCAGCGAGGCCGACGACGCGGACGTGCGCCGGGCGCACGCCCTGATCGAGCAGGCCACCGAATTGTTGGGGTCGCGGCTGGCCCCGGAACCGTTCAGCATGCGCGCCACCACTGACGGCCGGACGCTGACCTGGGGCAACGTGTTGATCGGGAAGCGCAATGCGATTGCCCCTCCCCTGCTGGTGGAGCGCGATGCCGACGGCCGCGCCACCGCGGACCTGACCCTCGGGGCGCCGTACGAGGGTCCGTCCGGGCAGGTGCACGGCGGCGTGTGCGCGCTGATCCTCGACCACGTGCTCAGCGCCACCGCCCACCGCCGCGACGCACCGGCCTTCACCGGCACGCTGACGCTGCGCTATGTGGCACCCACCCCGCTGGGCCCGGTGCGCGCCGAGGCCTGGACGGACCGGGAGGAGCGCGGGAAAACCTTTGCGGTGGGCCGCCTCCTGGACGCCGACGGTGTGGTCACCGTGCAGGCCGAGGGTGTTTTCATCCGCCCCAGGGCGAAGTCATGA